A window of the Nitrospirota bacterium genome harbors these coding sequences:
- the rplK gene encoding 50S ribosomal protein L11 — MAKEILRVIKLQLPAGKANPAPPVGPALGQHGVNIMEFCKGFNAKTQGQEGTIIPVEITVYSDRSFVFVLKTPPASELLKKAAGIVKGSGVPNKDKVGRLTREQVREVAKTKTPDLNSYDIDAAYNIIAGTARSMGIDITE, encoded by the coding sequence ATGGCAAAAGAGATATTAAGGGTTATTAAATTACAGCTTCCTGCAGGTAAGGCGAATCCGGCTCCTCCTGTTGGTCCGGCGCTTGGACAGCATGGTGTAAATATAATGGAATTCTGTAAAGGATTTAATGCAAAAACACAGGGCCAGGAAGGGACAATAATTCCGGTAGAGATAACTGTTTATTCTGACAGGTCTTTTGTTTTTGTGCTAAAGACACCGCCTGCGTCTGAACTGTTGAAGAAGGCAGCAGGTATTGTAAAAGGTTCCGGAGTCCCAAATAAAGATAAGGTCGGCAGGCTTACAAGAGAACAGGTTCGCGAGGTGGCTAAAACAAAGACACCTGACCTGAATAGCTATGATATTGATGCGGCATATAATATTATCGCCGGTACGGCAAGAAGTATGGGGATTGATATAACAGAGTAA
- a CDS encoding 50S ribosomal protein L1 — MGKNYQNSLEKVDRNKFYSLEEAIAMARETAWAKFDESVDLAVKLGVDPRHSDQMVRGAVVLPNGIGKSVRVLVFAKGEKEREARDAGADYVGAEDIAEKITNGWMEFDRVVATPDIMAIVGKLGKILGPRGLMPNPKLGTVTFDVGKAVKEIKLGKVEYRVDKTSIVHVPVGKKSFDTGKLLENAAAVLESIIKAKPSTSKGRYLKTITLSSTMGVGIRIDPAAVGNMFD, encoded by the coding sequence ATGGGTAAGAATTATCAAAACAGTCTTGAAAAGGTAGACAGAAACAAGTTTTATTCTCTTGAAGAGGCGATTGCGATGGCAAGGGAGACTGCATGGGCAAAATTTGATGAGAGTGTTGACCTGGCAGTAAAACTCGGGGTTGATCCAAGACATTCTGATCAGATGGTTAGAGGCGCTGTGGTGCTCCCGAACGGCATCGGAAAGAGTGTACGTGTATTGGTATTTGCCAAAGGCGAGAAGGAGCGGGAGGCAAGAGATGCGGGTGCTGATTATGTCGGTGCTGAAGATATTGCTGAGAAGATAACCAATGGATGGATGGAGTTTGATCGTGTTGTTGCTACTCCGGATATTATGGCCATTGTAGGAAAGCTGGGAAAGATATTGGGGCCTCGCGGGCTAATGCCGAATCCTAAGCTCGGCACAGTTACCTTTGATGTCGGCAAGGCGGTTAAAGAGATAAAGCTCGGTAAGGTAGAGTACAGGGTAGATAAGACTTCAATAGTTCATGTACCTGTCGGGAAAAAATCATTTGATACAGGAAAGCTCCTTGAGAATGCGGCTGCTGTATTGGAATCTATCATAAAGGCAAAGCCGTCAACAAGCAAAGGCCGTTATCTCAAAACCATAACACTTTCGTCAACAATGGGAGTCGGTATCAGGATAGACCCGGCAGCAGTCGGGAATATGTTCGATTAA